The sequence CTTACAtgtatttgatgttttttttttgatgatggtGATTGAAAAAGTCtgtttttgatagtggtaaatctGGGAATAGATTTGGTTGATGGTGAAGGGAAATGTAATAAAAAGATGAGATTGTATAGCTGGAAATAGTATTTGTTGACTGATAGTGGTGAAAGGGGTTTGTTGATATTTTAAACATGGTTGTTTTTTTATGTCTGAGAATTTGTCATTTGCATATCTTTAACCCTCTTGTTCTTTAAACTTAAATAGGGTGATGACAATTGTTTGATTGTTTACTAAAGTAGTATGTTAATCAGCAGACCCCAGTATTGTCATATATCTTTCCGAAGCAAGATCAAGATGGAGCTGGATCTGCTGGGATGAAATTCTTAAGAGCATCTGCCCTCCTTGGAGCAGGGGTTACTGGGATTTTGAGTTTCACAACCGTAGCATCTGCTGATGAGGCAGAGCATGGTTTAGCTTGTCCAGACTACCCTTGGCCTCACCAAGGAATTCTGAGTTCCTATGATCATTCATCGTAAGTGgatatttgtattttttttttattttttttaaagatagTTAACAATATTAAAAACTGACAAACCGTTATTATGTCTCAAAATATTGGTTGTTTGTCACCGAATTTAAGTAGTGAGAACTATGCTGCAATCTTCTAGCACGAATCATCTATTGGATATGACTACGTTAATGATTTTCGTTAGAATTCTGTTGATATCGTATAACACTTTCAAATTGTGTGTGAACAGGATTCGTCGTGGTCATCAGGTTTACCAACAAGTTTGTGCGTCTTGCCATTCAATGTCTCTAATTTCATACCGTGATCTTGTTGGTGTTGCATATACAGAAGAGGAGACAAAAGTTATGGCTGCTGAGATTGAGGTCGAAGATGGACCTAATGATGAAGGTGAGATGTTTACTCGGCCTGGTAAGCTAAGTGATCGTTTACCTCAACCATATGCAAATGAACAGGCTGCTAGGTTTGCTAATGGAGGTGCATATCCTCCAGATCTGAGCCTCATCACCAAGGTAATTTGATCATCTTGATATTACTTTGTTTGATAACTCTGTATTATGATAAGACTGATTCAATATTTCTCCATGCTTTCAGGCTCGTCACAATGGTCAAAACTATGTGTTTTCCCTCTTAACTGGCTACCGCGATCCTCCTGCTGGTGTTTCGGTAATTTACTGCTTTCATATTTTCTGATTAGAGTGAATGGATGTGAATCGTTTGAATTTGTAAACGGATAGCTGTATGCCACATATTATCACATGAAGGGCGAAATCAGAATGTTCACATGCATTTCATAAACTTTAAATAGCCTTGGAATCTGCCCTTGGTGATGTATATATGGTTTACCTAACCCTCAAACAGCGGTAGTGTAGCAAATTCGGTATAGGTTGCAAGTGCTATCCTGAGCGAGTTAGTTCCGGTTTGCAACCAGCTAAAGGTGAACCTGACTCTCACACCATTAAACATAAACCGAGGTGGAACCAACTTGGATGCCGCTAGAAGTCTGTTTGTCATATTAGGggggtttatttttctttttttttttggcacaATAGTTTGCACTGAAAATTAAGAGAAAGCTTATCATGTCAGTTTCTGCTAgaatttggaagaaaagttttttttcatcAGATCACGGGTTTTATTTTACTTTCTTTTGGGACAAGAGATAACACTTGAAAATATGAGAGAGGAGATAACACTTGAAAATAAGAGAGATTGTCAGTCATGTCAGTTTCCGATAGCAAAAATCCCAGAATAAGAAAGGCAAGCCAACTCTAACCTAACTTGTTGATGTGTAAGCTCGTCTGGCTCAAATTGGATCCATCCGAATACATCCTTTGTTGCATGGGCAAGATATTCATTCAGTTGACCAAACCTCACATTTAGCGTTTTGTAGTGAGAAAAGATCATACCTTTCATAATGGCTTTTATCTATGAGATATTTAATTACTTTTCAGTTAATCATAATGCACTGTTTTATTAGTTAAGTTGTCATTCTATCATTACTTTCTAATTGTAGATTCGAGAGGGCCTCCATTACAATCCTTACTTCCCCGGTGGAGCAATTGCTATGCCTAAGATGCTTATTGATGGGGCCATTGAGTATGAAGATGGTACCCCTGCTACTGAAGCTCAGGTTAGTTCTTTGCTATTATATTCAGGTGCATTAAGCTTTAGGTAGCCTGTAACCTGTTGCATTTCTAAATGCTCAAAAAAACTGAAAGGTCAAATCCTTTATCTCCATGCTTGTTCAGATGGGTAAAGATGTCGTATCGTTTTTATCGTGGGCAGCGGAACCTGAAATGGAAGAGAGGAAGCTGGTAAGCAACTTTCTGACTCAGCTTCTCTATTGTAACTTTATCTTTTCGATTTATTTAGCTTATTCCTACATCTTTTTCTTATCTTCAGATGGGGTTCAAATGGATATTTGTATTGTCTCTTGCACTACTACAAGCTGGATACTACAGGCGGATGAGGTGGTCAGTCCCGAAGTCCCGCAAGCTGGTAATGGATGTTGTGAACTAATTTTCTCCCCATCATctgctttttaatttttttgtatgCGAGTTGAAAGACActccaatcaaaaaaaaaaaaaaaaaaagagaataatgGGCTGTAGTAAATTGTCCTGTTTTTGGTATCTACCCATGTTTTAAAAAAGAACGCCTATGGCAAGACCACACTTTTTGTTTCAGTTAAATCTTTTTTTGTAAGCGAAATAAGAAATTTAGGGCATTATAATTTGGTCCTTTACAAAGGCTCGTCAATTGTATCTTATTTTTGAGGGACCTAAAATCACATTTTGTGATGTGGTTTTCTTTAGCAAACCCTTGAAGGAATACGAATTCTAGTGAAACTGATATATATATCATCTGAAGCCGAGTTATTCAGCTTTCTCAAATCTACTTTAGTTGGTGTGGATGAATCGAATTATTATCTAATATAATACTCCTTCTGTTTAGAAATGGGGGTTTCTCTCTTCAAGATGAAGTAGATAGACTGGAGAATCCCATTGATGTTATGGGATAGCCTGGAGGAAATACAAAAATTATAAACGAACCGTGTGATTGAACCACACGGAAACCACTAGATGCAACAAAGCCCAAAAAATGGGACCACTGTTGTCCTCCGCGGGGCTCACCAGGACCACATCAAAAATTTGTGAGACAAAAATTGAGATACGGTTTTGGTGTGGTCTGCTTAGACGGTTTGTTTAGGATCACCCGAGTAAATAATACTTTCTATTGAGGATTTTGCTTAGACGGTTTGTTTAGGATCACCCGAGTAAATAATACTTTCTATTGAGGATTTTGCTGACAGAGGAGTTCAGAATTAAACACAAATCTAGTTCAGAATTAAAGGCAAATCtgtttctcccaatttagcaaGGGAATGGcatatttggtaattaagcacaaatctgtttctcccaatttagcaaGGAAAGGCATACCAGGTCTCAAGGGTAGTGGCTAGATGGTGAAAGAAATTCTAGATTATCAATGACACAATGTGTACAAAGATTCCGTAAATGTATATAAATAAAGAGGTTATACTTTGTAGCACATTTATAAAAGGCATACTTTGGTGTACTTTCTTCTTTAAATGTGCAACAAAAGTATAACCTCTTCACTCATGCATTTATATAATCTTTGTCATGATGCATTGTACTCCGATTTATTTACTAGAGATTTGGTGCTAAGGCCTATATTTGATGAGCTTGTCCTTTTTTTTAACTGTGCAACAAAGTATAATGCTTGAAAAGTTTTTTGATGTAGAAGAGGTAAGGAATGCGATAAATAATTTTGGCTCCAATAAATCACCTGGTCCAGATAGTTACGAGATGAACTTTTTAAAGTTACATAGAATTTCATCAAGCCTGAACTGATGAGAGTTTTTCATGAATTTCAAGTAACATGATCTCTTCA comes from Papaver somniferum cultivar HN1 chromosome 7, ASM357369v1, whole genome shotgun sequence and encodes:
- the LOC113298171 gene encoding cytochrome c1-2, heme protein, mitochondrial-like; this translates as MAGRTAIHQLLRKKLQSQSSSTPVLSYIFPKQDQDGAGSAGMKFLRASALLGAGVTGILSFTTVASADEAEHGLACPDYPWPHQGILSSYDHSSIRRGHQVYQQVCASCHSMSLISYRDLVGVAYTEEETKVMAAEIEVEDGPNDEGEMFTRPGKLSDRLPQPYANEQAARFANGGAYPPDLSLITKARHNGQNYVFSLLTGYRDPPAGVSIREGLHYNPYFPGGAIAMPKMLIDGAIEYEDGTPATEAQMGKDVVSFLSWAAEPEMEERKLMGFKWIFVLSLALLQAGYYRRMRWSVPKSRKLVMDVVN